In one Microbacterium invictum genomic region, the following are encoded:
- a CDS encoding isochorismatase family protein, whose translation MTRALFIVDLQNDFTERGALGVVGGDDVAARVTRFLAEHARDYALIVASRDWHDPDNDNGGHFSDAPDFIDTWPPHCVAGSYGAQYDDLFDASSVTHHLKKGQGRPAYSLFEGHAEDGATAADLLDRHGIVDIDVAGIATDYCVRASALDALAAGRRVRVLTDLIAGVHPESSARALDEIARAGAELVPAQI comes from the coding sequence ATGACCCGGGCGCTGTTCATCGTCGACCTCCAGAACGACTTCACCGAGCGCGGTGCGCTGGGCGTGGTGGGGGGAGATGACGTCGCGGCGCGGGTGACGAGATTCCTCGCCGAGCACGCCCGGGACTACGCCCTCATCGTCGCCTCGCGCGACTGGCACGACCCCGACAACGACAACGGCGGCCACTTCTCCGACGCCCCCGACTTCATCGACACGTGGCCGCCCCACTGCGTCGCCGGCTCGTACGGCGCGCAGTACGACGATCTCTTCGACGCCTCGTCGGTCACTCATCACCTGAAGAAGGGCCAGGGGCGGCCGGCGTACTCCCTTTTCGAGGGGCATGCCGAGGACGGCGCCACCGCGGCCGACCTGCTCGATCGTCACGGCATTGTGGACATCGACGTCGCCGGGATCGCGACCGACTACTGCGTGCGCGCCTCGGCGCTGGACGCTCTGGCCGCCGGCCGTCGCGTACGGGTGCTGACGGACCTCATCGCGGGTGTGCACCCGGAATCCAGCGCCCGGGCCCTCGACGAGATCGCACGGGCGGGCGCCGAGCTCGTGCCTGCGCAGATCTGA
- a CDS encoding anti-sigma factor, with amino-acid sequence MNEQEFAELAAGFALAALSPEDAQVFAQARAAHPEWAHHVDDALETASLLAGMAPAVAPPPSIRDALLAHVFDRDEREPEISSATGLFAAVGGTSDAPAPDAAGPAAARTDEDDHHPATTGAVAVVRRRWTRGLLALAASFVLLVALGFGAASVNEYLNRTPAQVALAAIEAAPDATSVTAEAADGGVVTARWSPSLEQAVVVTDGLPRLADDQVFELWVLRGDEVTSAGTFEPAPGGETVALLEAGFEQGDTIAMSVEPTGGSPTGLPTSDPLVAIPTDA; translated from the coding sequence GTGAACGAACAGGAATTCGCCGAGCTTGCAGCCGGCTTCGCGCTCGCCGCGCTGTCACCCGAGGACGCGCAGGTGTTCGCACAGGCGCGGGCCGCCCACCCGGAGTGGGCTCACCATGTCGACGATGCGCTCGAGACGGCCTCCCTCCTGGCCGGAATGGCGCCCGCCGTCGCCCCGCCGCCGTCCATCCGCGACGCCCTTCTGGCGCACGTCTTCGACCGGGATGAGCGCGAACCGGAGATCTCCTCGGCCACCGGGCTGTTCGCCGCGGTGGGCGGCACGTCCGATGCGCCGGCCCCGGACGCCGCCGGGCCGGCCGCTGCACGCACCGACGAAGACGATCACCACCCGGCCACGACGGGCGCGGTCGCCGTCGTCCGTCGCCGGTGGACCCGTGGGCTCCTCGCCCTCGCGGCGAGCTTCGTCCTTCTCGTGGCGCTCGGGTTCGGGGCCGCGTCGGTCAACGAGTACCTGAACCGCACTCCCGCCCAGGTGGCCCTGGCCGCCATCGAGGCGGCGCCGGATGCGACGTCCGTGACGGCCGAAGCCGCCGACGGCGGGGTCGTGACGGCCCGCTGGTCTCCCTCGCTCGAGCAGGCGGTCGTCGTCACCGACGGACTGCCTCGACTCGCCGACGACCAGGTCTTCGAGCTCTGGGTCCTCCGCGGCGACGAGGTGACCTCGGCCGGCACGTTCGAGCCGGCGCCCGGCGGCGAGACCGTCGCGCTGCTGGAGGCGGGCTTCGAGCAGGGCGACACGATCGCGATGTCGGTCGAGCCGACGGGCGGCTCGCCCACGGGGCTGCCGACCTCCGACCCGCTCGTCGCCATCCCCACCGACGCCTGA
- a CDS encoding alpha/beta hydrolase → MTPAPPRLGRRVAAALATVVAVTLVLSGCVYSLIPETRPASTASPTPDTDGVEQELLPFYEQTLTWTDCGDGFDCTMVRAPLDWSDPSAGEIQLSVVRHRATGGEAIGSLLTNPGGPGASGVSLIRDSLGFAVGGQLQERFDVIGFDPRGVGESTAVRCYDSAEMDAYLFPEVSEPRGSEAWTQELLDAHEGFAEACEANSGGILPFITTENAARDMDLLRAVLGDEQLNYLGYSYGTFLGATYAKLYPERVGRLVLDGAIDPAASGIDVSTTQAIGFESALRAYMADCLAGDDCPFRGAVDEAMADLGALLASADAAPLVASDGRALNADALTTAIVAALYSRDNWTFLTNALGDVLQGDPEFAFVLADFYYNRQEGQYLDNSTEAFRAYNCMDYPDDETFEADEEAAQAQLEAEAPTIAPYWAGPDPCAVWPYPPTGVREAITADGAAPIVVVGTTNDPATPYEWSVSLADQLASGVLVTRVGEGHTGYNKGNACVDAAVESYLVDGIVPEDGLRCE, encoded by the coding sequence GTGACCCCCGCACCCCCTCGTCTTGGCCGCCGCGTCGCGGCGGCGCTCGCCACCGTCGTCGCGGTGACGCTGGTGCTGTCGGGATGCGTCTACTCCCTGATCCCCGAGACCCGGCCGGCGTCGACGGCGAGCCCCACGCCCGACACCGACGGGGTGGAGCAGGAGCTGCTGCCGTTCTACGAGCAGACGCTCACGTGGACCGACTGCGGCGACGGCTTCGACTGCACCATGGTGAGGGCGCCGCTGGACTGGAGCGACCCGTCGGCGGGCGAGATCCAGCTCTCCGTCGTCCGCCACCGGGCCACCGGCGGCGAGGCGATCGGGTCGTTGCTGACCAATCCGGGAGGACCGGGGGCCAGCGGCGTCTCGCTCATCCGCGACTCCCTCGGATTCGCCGTCGGCGGGCAGCTGCAGGAGCGGTTCGATGTGATCGGGTTCGACCCCCGAGGAGTGGGGGAGTCCACGGCCGTGCGGTGTTACGACTCTGCCGAGATGGACGCCTACCTCTTCCCCGAGGTCTCGGAACCGCGGGGCAGCGAGGCCTGGACGCAGGAGCTGCTGGACGCACACGAGGGCTTCGCGGAGGCGTGCGAGGCGAACAGCGGCGGCATCCTGCCCTTCATCACCACCGAGAACGCGGCCCGCGACATGGACCTCCTGCGGGCGGTCCTCGGCGACGAGCAGCTGAACTACCTCGGCTATTCGTACGGCACCTTCCTCGGGGCCACCTACGCCAAGCTCTACCCCGAGCGGGTCGGGCGCCTGGTGCTCGACGGCGCGATCGACCCGGCCGCCTCGGGAATCGACGTCAGCACGACGCAGGCCATCGGGTTCGAGTCGGCGCTGCGGGCCTACATGGCCGATTGCCTGGCCGGCGACGACTGCCCGTTCCGGGGTGCGGTCGACGAGGCGATGGCCGATCTGGGTGCGCTCCTCGCGAGCGCCGATGCGGCCCCCCTCGTCGCGTCCGACGGGCGTGCGCTCAACGCCGACGCCCTGACCACCGCGATCGTTGCGGCGCTGTACTCCCGCGACAACTGGACGTTCCTCACCAACGCCCTCGGCGACGTCCTGCAGGGCGACCCGGAGTTCGCGTTCGTGCTCGCCGACTTCTACTACAACCGCCAGGAGGGCCAGTACCTCGACAACTCCACCGAGGCGTTCCGGGCGTACAACTGCATGGACTACCCCGACGACGAGACGTTCGAGGCGGACGAGGAGGCGGCGCAGGCGCAGCTGGAGGCCGAGGCCCCCACGATCGCGCCGTACTGGGCAGGGCCCGACCCCTGCGCGGTGTGGCCCTACCCGCCGACGGGAGTGCGTGAGGCGATCACCGCCGACGGTGCCGCGCCCATCGTCGTGGTGGGTACGACCAACGACCCGGCGACCCCCTACGAGTGGTCGGTGTCACTGGCCGATCAGCTGGCGTCGGGGGTGCTCGTGACCCGCGTGGGTGAAGGGCACACCGGGTACAACAAGGGCAACGCGTGCGTCGACGCGGCCGTGGAGTCTTACCTCGTCGACGGCATCGTGCCGGAAGACGGACTGCGGTGCGAGTAG
- a CDS encoding DNA-directed RNA polymerase subunit beta: MSDGSREFHKPVRRPAELFDRVFASRDPAEVSRVAHSTAQALLTRVRSEPTAEIVDRLVTFTDHHGIDDLAELWSHAPAKSLPGALWRLYLLQLMIHDDPRTAALLYERGRAELASADEVIAGAPSPAGPDELVELVDTLLRGLFQGDFAVALDRAAAFCRVQASGASHLADDYEATEPDRAGALTTRALRLTDYAVDLSACAGLWRRDALS, translated from the coding sequence GTGAGTGACGGATCGAGGGAATTCCACAAGCCGGTGAGGCGCCCTGCAGAGCTGTTCGACCGCGTCTTCGCCTCGCGGGATCCTGCGGAGGTCTCACGCGTGGCGCACTCGACCGCGCAGGCCCTGCTGACGAGGGTGCGCTCCGAGCCCACCGCCGAGATCGTCGATCGCCTGGTGACGTTCACCGACCACCACGGAATCGACGATCTCGCGGAGCTGTGGTCTCACGCCCCCGCCAAGAGCCTTCCGGGGGCGCTGTGGCGCCTGTACCTGCTGCAGCTGATGATCCACGACGATCCGCGCACCGCGGCGCTGCTGTACGAGCGCGGGCGTGCGGAGCTGGCGTCGGCGGACGAGGTCATCGCGGGTGCTCCGAGCCCCGCCGGCCCCGACGAGCTCGTCGAGCTGGTCGACACGCTGCTGCGCGGCCTCTTCCAGGGTGATTTCGCCGTCGCGCTCGACCGGGCGGCGGCGTTCTGTCGGGTGCAGGCGTCCGGGGCGAGTCACCTCGCCGACGACTACGAGGCCACCGAGCCCGATCGCGCCGGGGCACTGACCACCCGCGCGCTGCGCCTCACCGACTACGCGGTCGATCTCTCCGCCTGCGCGGGTCTCTGGCGCCGCGACGCGCTCAGCTGA
- the tmk gene encoding dTMP kinase — MFVTFEGGDGSGKTTQASRLEEWLTGRGRGVVRTREPGGTEVGVLIRDIVLHHRGDVSPRAEALLYAADRAHHVQTVVHPALERGDVVIQDRYLDSSVAYQGAGRVLGPREVRDLSLWATEGLLPDLTVLLDLDPASARARLDADDKPFDRLEAEQDDFHARVRREFLALADAEPGRFLVLDATASPDEIAAAVRARVAALLDARTS, encoded by the coding sequence CTGTTCGTGACGTTCGAGGGCGGTGACGGATCCGGCAAGACCACGCAGGCATCGCGCCTCGAGGAGTGGCTGACCGGGCGCGGCCGCGGGGTGGTGCGCACCCGGGAGCCGGGCGGCACCGAGGTCGGGGTGCTCATCCGCGACATCGTGCTCCACCATCGCGGAGACGTCTCGCCGCGTGCCGAGGCCCTGCTCTACGCCGCCGACCGCGCTCACCACGTCCAGACGGTGGTGCATCCCGCTCTGGAGCGCGGCGACGTCGTGATCCAGGACCGCTACCTCGATTCCTCCGTCGCGTACCAGGGAGCCGGCCGCGTCCTCGGGCCGCGTGAGGTGCGAGACCTCTCGCTCTGGGCCACCGAGGGGTTGCTGCCCGATCTGACCGTGCTGCTCGACCTCGATCCGGCGTCAGCCCGCGCCCGCCTCGACGCCGACGACAAGCCCTTCGACCGGCTCGAAGCCGAGCAGGACGACTTCCACGCGCGTGTGCGCCGCGAATTCCTCGCCCTCGCCGACGCCGAGCCCGGACGCTTCCTCGTGCTCGATGCGACCGCGTCGCCTGACGAGATCGCGGCGGCCGTGCGCGCGCGTGTCGCAGCGCTGCTCGATGCCCGCACATCGTGA
- a CDS encoding fasciclin domain-containing protein, translating into MSRKTRLTAGLSLAFAATLALSACSSGAGTAEDTMEPSMEPSTEASSPAMEEDMTMDPAANLVGPGCEAYAEQVPDGAGSIEGMSTEPVATAASANPLLSTLVQAVSGQLNPEVDLVDTLNGDEFTVFAPVNDAFAALDPATLESLQTDTAGLTSILTYHVVPGQLSPDEVVGTQTTVQGADLEVTGSGDELMVNQASVICGGVVTANATVYLIDSVLTPPAQ; encoded by the coding sequence ATGTCACGCAAGACTCGTCTCACCGCCGGTCTTTCCCTCGCCTTCGCTGCGACGCTCGCGCTGAGCGCCTGTTCGTCCGGCGCCGGCACCGCGGAAGACACCATGGAGCCCTCGATGGAGCCCTCGACCGAAGCGTCGTCGCCCGCCATGGAGGAGGACATGACCATGGACCCGGCTGCCAACCTCGTCGGCCCCGGCTGCGAGGCCTACGCCGAGCAGGTGCCCGACGGCGCCGGTTCGATCGAGGGCATGTCCACCGAGCCGGTCGCCACGGCCGCGTCGGCGAACCCGCTGCTGAGCACGCTCGTGCAGGCCGTCAGCGGTCAGCTCAACCCCGAGGTCGACCTCGTCGACACGCTGAACGGTGACGAGTTCACCGTCTTCGCGCCGGTCAATGACGCCTTCGCCGCGCTCGACCCGGCGACGCTCGAGTCGCTGCAGACCGACACCGCCGGCCTGACCTCGATCCTCACCTACCACGTGGTGCCCGGTCAGCTCTCGCCCGACGAGGTCGTCGGCACCCAGACCACCGTGCAGGGCGCAGACCTGGAGGTGACCGGCTCGGGTGACGAGCTCATGGTCAACCAGGCCAGCGTGATCTGCGGTGGCGTGGTCACCGCGAACGCCACGGTGTACCTGATCGACTCGGTCCTGACGCCGCCGGCTCAGTGA
- a CDS encoding serine/threonine-protein kinase gives MPPAEPPLLSGRYRVGECIGEGGMARVYRAEDVALGRTVAIKRMRGSIDDDPARVRSEMRLLAGLSHPSLVTLLDAHLGDETPGGDGDFLVMEYVDGPTLAQCLSGGPLPAATAAAVTVDLADALHTVHSAGIVHRDIKPSNILLSPSPLPMRQFRAKLADFGIAYLHDSARITSPGLVLGTAAYLAPEQVRGDAPTPAVDVFSLGLVIIEALTGLRAYRRGTGAEALVARLAAAPAIPPDLDDGWRELLIAMTALDPRDRPTALDVAVAASALTSTGMMIAMPPAAPAPSPEPSGDIAREPVTPVWDLDTSALPTTLPTAAPLVSGPASASPTATITPTRRAARLGRTRRSRRATALWGAAAVATLLVAGVVSALSGAFGTAGSVTPVVSEPTPARILPAPAPTEEIAEDGGTSPATVLDSVPASDTGVGLDDGQVAEPQTSPTPAASSGPIGTATTPAPSAPDPSAPSPAPGGDDGAVGGATPTPAPPAPTPAPSDPASDEGSSGPGGGGGPGNGNGNGPPDGVSPPPFDRGSSSSS, from the coding sequence ATGCCACCGGCCGAGCCCCCCTTGCTGTCAGGGCGGTACCGCGTCGGCGAATGCATCGGCGAAGGCGGGATGGCACGGGTGTACCGTGCCGAGGATGTCGCCCTCGGCCGCACCGTCGCCATCAAGCGCATGCGGGGATCCATCGACGACGACCCCGCGCGCGTGCGGTCGGAGATGCGGCTCCTCGCCGGTCTCAGCCATCCGTCCCTGGTGACCCTTCTGGACGCCCACCTCGGGGATGAGACCCCCGGCGGCGACGGAGACTTCCTGGTCATGGAGTACGTCGACGGGCCGACTCTCGCGCAGTGTCTGAGCGGTGGCCCGCTTCCGGCGGCGACGGCGGCCGCGGTGACCGTGGATCTCGCCGATGCCCTCCACACCGTGCACTCGGCGGGGATCGTGCACCGCGACATCAAGCCGTCCAACATCCTGCTCTCCCCCTCGCCGCTGCCGATGCGGCAGTTCCGTGCCAAGCTCGCCGACTTCGGCATCGCCTATCTGCACGACAGCGCGCGGATCACCTCGCCGGGCCTCGTCCTGGGCACCGCGGCCTACCTCGCGCCCGAACAGGTGCGCGGGGATGCCCCGACCCCCGCGGTCGACGTGTTCTCGCTGGGTCTGGTCATCATCGAGGCCCTCACCGGCCTTCGCGCGTACCGGCGCGGCACCGGCGCCGAAGCCCTCGTCGCCCGGCTGGCCGCGGCGCCGGCGATCCCGCCCGACCTCGACGACGGCTGGCGCGAACTCCTGATCGCGATGACCGCGCTCGATCCCCGCGACCGGCCGACTGCCCTCGACGTGGCCGTCGCGGCATCCGCCCTCACCAGCACGGGCATGATGATCGCCATGCCGCCCGCCGCGCCGGCGCCCTCACCGGAGCCCTCCGGCGACATCGCCCGCGAGCCGGTGACGCCGGTCTGGGATCTGGACACCTCCGCACTGCCGACGACGCTGCCGACCGCCGCGCCCCTGGTGAGCGGACCGGCCTCCGCGTCGCCGACAGCCACGATCACACCCACCCGTCGGGCCGCCCGCCTCGGTCGCACCCGGCGTTCCCGCCGCGCCACGGCCCTGTGGGGCGCGGCCGCCGTGGCCACCCTCCTGGTCGCCGGCGTCGTCAGCGCGCTGTCGGGCGCATTCGGGACGGCAGGATCGGTGACCCCGGTCGTCTCCGAGCCGACCCCCGCCCGCATCCTCCCCGCCCCCGCGCCCACCGAGGAGATCGCGGAGGACGGCGGGACCTCGCCCGCCACCGTTCTCGACTCAGTCCCGGCGTCCGACACGGGAGTCGGGCTCGACGACGGTCAGGTCGCGGAGCCGCAGACATCGCCCACCCCGGCGGCGAGCTCTGGCCCGATCGGAACGGCAACGACCCCTGCCCCGAGCGCTCCTGACCCGAGCGCCCCCTCTCCCGCGCCCGGCGGCGATGACGGCGCGGTCGGCGGCGCGACGCCCACGCCCGCGCCTCCTGCACCCACCCCCGCACCGAGCGACCCGGCCTCGGACGAGGGATCCTCCGGGCCAGGCGGCGGAGGCGGTCCCGGGAACGGGAACGGGAACGGCCCCCCGGACGGGGTGAGCCCGCCCCCCTTCGACCGCGGATCCAGCTCGAGCAGCTGA
- a CDS encoding DNA polymerase III subunit delta' yields the protein MEATATTTGAATDPWRGVWGQPDAVDALRSAAADPASMTHAWLLVGPPGSGRSTLAYAFAAALIAEPGDEAAIAQVLAGTHPDLTALRTEQVIIRIDEARRLVERAYFAPSLGRHRVIVVEDADRMAERTSNVLLKALEEPPERTVWVLCAPSDADLLPTIRSRVRTLRLREPAVADVAALIAARTGASAEIAEQSARHAQRHIGMAQRLASDEAARRRRADTLADVLSVRGVGGAVEVAARIVAAATEDAKALSAERDDQERSQLRRTLGVAEGAPLPPAVRGQLSALEDDQKRRATRSLRDGIDRVLTDLQSLFRDVLMRQFHREDDVINREFADDIHALADQWQPSRTLVVLDQISETRRNLEQNVAPTLAIESMLITVATGRTP from the coding sequence ATGGAGGCCACCGCGACGACGACGGGCGCCGCGACCGATCCGTGGCGCGGGGTCTGGGGGCAGCCCGACGCCGTGGACGCGCTGCGCAGCGCGGCGGCCGACCCGGCGTCGATGACGCATGCGTGGCTCCTCGTCGGGCCTCCCGGATCGGGTCGGTCCACCCTCGCGTACGCCTTCGCCGCCGCCCTCATCGCCGAACCGGGCGACGAGGCGGCGATCGCCCAGGTCCTCGCCGGCACCCACCCCGATCTCACGGCGTTGCGCACCGAGCAGGTCATCATCCGCATCGACGAGGCTCGGCGCCTGGTGGAGCGGGCCTATTTCGCGCCGTCGCTCGGGCGCCATCGGGTGATCGTCGTCGAAGACGCCGATCGGATGGCCGAGCGCACCTCGAACGTGCTGCTGAAGGCGCTCGAAGAGCCGCCGGAGCGCACGGTGTGGGTGCTCTGCGCGCCGAGCGACGCCGACCTGCTGCCGACTATCCGCTCGCGCGTGCGCACCCTGCGGCTCCGCGAGCCCGCTGTCGCCGATGTCGCGGCGCTGATCGCAGCCCGCACCGGAGCGTCCGCCGAGATCGCCGAGCAGTCCGCGCGGCACGCGCAACGGCACATCGGCATGGCGCAGCGCCTGGCCAGCGACGAGGCCGCCCGTCGGCGTCGGGCCGACACCCTCGCCGACGTGCTGTCGGTGCGCGGTGTCGGGGGAGCGGTCGAGGTGGCCGCCCGCATCGTCGCGGCCGCCACCGAGGATGCCAAGGCCCTCAGTGCGGAGCGCGACGACCAGGAGCGGTCGCAGCTCCGGCGCACGCTCGGCGTCGCCGAGGGAGCCCCCCTCCCGCCCGCGGTCCGCGGCCAGCTCTCCGCGCTGGAAGACGACCAGAAGCGCCGGGCGACACGGAGTCTGCGCGACGGGATCGATCGCGTCCTCACGGATCTGCAGTCGCTCTTCCGCGACGTCCTCATGCGCCAGTTCCATCGTGAGGACGACGTGATCAACCGCGAGTTCGCCGACGACATCCACGCGCTCGCCGATCAGTGGCAGCCGTCGCGTACGCTCGTGGTCCTCGATCAGATCTCCGAGACCCGGCGAAATCTCGAGCAGAACGTCGCTCCGACCCTCGCGATCGAGAGCATGCTGATCACCGTCGCCACCGGAAGGACACCGTGA
- the sigK gene encoding ECF RNA polymerase sigma factor SigK → MLVHVVIDGADVREDEPHADHVGDLLQRVAQGDREAFTRLYDMLSSRVFGLILRVLVDRSQSEEVLQEVFLEIWQSASRFAPNKGQGRTWVLTIAHRRAVDRVRSSQSSADRDIRVGYRDLGVAHDTVAEHVELRLEAEKVNRALDALPVPQREALTLAYFGGYSQSEIAALVGAPLGTIKTRMRDGLSRLRMEMGVTT, encoded by the coding sequence ATGCTGGTGCATGTGGTGATCGACGGAGCCGACGTGCGCGAGGACGAACCGCACGCCGACCACGTCGGAGATCTTCTCCAGCGGGTCGCTCAGGGCGATCGCGAGGCCTTCACCCGGCTGTACGACATGCTCTCGTCACGCGTGTTCGGCCTGATCCTGCGGGTGCTGGTCGACCGGTCTCAGAGCGAAGAGGTTCTGCAGGAGGTCTTCCTCGAGATCTGGCAATCCGCTTCCCGATTCGCCCCGAACAAGGGGCAGGGCAGAACGTGGGTGCTCACGATCGCACATCGCCGCGCGGTCGACCGGGTACGGTCGTCGCAGTCGAGTGCAGATCGAGACATCCGCGTGGGGTACCGCGATCTCGGTGTCGCGCACGACACGGTCGCCGAGCACGTGGAACTCCGCCTCGAAGCAGAAAAAGTGAATCGGGCGCTCGACGCCCTCCCGGTGCCGCAGCGTGAGGCGCTGACCCTCGCCTACTTCGGTGGCTACAGTCAGAGCGAAATCGCGGCGCTGGTGGGTGCGCCGCTGGGAACGATCAAGACGAGGATGCGGGACGGACTCTCGCGCCTGCGCATGGAAATGGGGGTGACAACGTGA